The DNA segment TTTTTTAAGCGTTTCGCTGAAGTGCAAACGGTCAGAAAGCTCACGGATATTGGCATCCCACTTCGCCTGCGGTAATCCATCAATCTGCGCTAATGCCGCCCGATCGCGATCGGTACCAGAAAGATAAAGCGCGTGCGCATAAACCTGTTGAGGATCACCCGGAAGCTGCTGCGCTAAAGCATTGAAAGCGCGGTCGGCTTCATCGGTACGCCCGGCCGCATGCAGGTCTTTAGCAAGGCGGTATGTCAGCCATACGTCATTGGGTGAAAGTGTCAGCGCCTGTTGTAACTTAGCTGCCGCACCTGCCCACTGTTGCTGCTGTTCAAGAGCCTGCGCCTGCTGTTGCAATACGTCACTTTGAATGCTGTTTATAGCACTCTGCATCGTCTTACGCTGGCTACGCGGCAACTGATCCAGATAGGCCATGGCCTTCTCGGGTGACTGGCGTTGGTAAATGTTCACTAACCCACGCACCGCGCTGCTATTGGTTGAGTCGAGGCGCAGTGCCTGCTGATACAATCGTTCTGCGCCCGCATCATCTTTACGTGCAACCGCAACATCAGCTAAACCCAGTACGGCATAGCTATCCGTATTATCGATCCCACGCGCCTGCTGATATTTTTGCTGCGCAATATCCAACTGATTGGCCTTCAGCGCTTTGTCGCCAGACTGGATTGCCAACCAATACTGATTACTTTTAATTAAGCTGACCCACTTATCGCGGTCATATCCGGTCGGATCGGCTTTTAATGCACGTTGGAAATACTCTAACGCTTTTGCACGGTTATCCTGTCGCGCATAGGCCTGACCCAGTGCGCCTAGCACGTCGGAATCATTTGGGCTTGATGCCAATGCCTTCTGCAACTCAGGGATCGCCACCCCGCCTTTTCCGGAGTCAACCATCGCCAAGCCGCGTGAACGGGCAACAAAAGCGGGATCGGAGAGTAATTTTTGCTGGTCGTCTAACTTCTTGCGCGCTTCAACGGTGGAAGGATCTTGCGCGAAAATAACCAGATAACGCTGCAAGGCCGCAACGCTTTGTTCACCGACTGGAATACGGTTAATCTCAGCCATCCACAGATCCGCGGCATCTCCGCGCGTGTTGCTATCCGCCGCCATTTTCTCCAGCACCGCATAAGCTTTCTGCGTTTGGTTGGTATCCAAAAGCATACCCGCCAGCGCCCGGCGCAACTCACCATTACCCGGATTGGTTTGGCTCAACGCTTCCAATTTGGCAATGACGTTGTTTTCTTGACCCGGCTGACGAGCAACGACGCGCAGATACTCCACCGCTAAATCAACGGTCGGCGGCGTACCTTCAAACAATTTATCATAAGCGGCCACCGCCTCAGGAACATGGCCTGCGGTCGCTAATAGACGCGCCTGCTGTAGCTGTTGACGGCCTTCCGGCGTGGTCAGCGCCATATTCAGTTTTGCCTGCTTATAGGCCTCTGAATTCGGCGCCTGCGCTTTCAATTTATCTAGCTGCTGTTGCGCAACCTGCTGATCGCCTTGACGCAACGCCAAGCGCATACGCGCCGCCATCACGTCGGGATTGTTAGGATCCATCAGCTCTAAGCGATACAGCGATTGCGTGACCAGGTCATCGCGATGACTGGCTTCGCCCACGCGAATTTGCTCGAGCAGCCACTGCTCAGGCGAAACCGCTGCATCTGCGGCAACGCCTGCACCAGACAGAGAGGCGAGAGATAAACCGATCGAGAGACTCAACCCGCTTAATGAGAGGTTGCGGTACTTGCGCATGTGCTGCTGTCCCAGTGAGGTAAAAGCTCACCTTTTAAATTAAAACGAAAACGTTGTTGGTCCCATCCTTGACCAAAGAGCGTTAATACGTAGCTGTAATAAGCATCATCGCCCAGCGGATTATCTTGTACCCGTTGGCGCTGAACCGCTTGCGCATCAGAACCGGCAAGGAACGGCAGCAACGCCGCTGAAAAACCTGAATTGCCATATCCTGACGCTTTGCCCGTCGCAACATCGACTTTTTCTGGTGGATATCCAAGCTCGGCGGTCATCGCCGCCATCGGCTGCCACTGCTTAATCAACGCGGCTTTGTTAGGATCGTTATCAGCCATCATGCCCGCCCACAGATAAACACGGATCGCGTCATAACCGCTGACGTTAGGCTTATCCGGCGTGGGTTCCCAGCCTTTGTCTTTGCGCCAGTCTATCCAGTCTGGCACAAATCCTTTCGGTGAACTCTCCAACAACAGACGCTGATTATTTTTATGCAGCGCAGCCCAAGGGCCATGGAAACCGGCCATGCGAGCCATCAGCTGCGGCGGTAAATAGCTTGGGTTAACGGTCCATACCGGCGAATGCGCAAAACCGACGCGCCCTGGCAACAACATTTCACCAAACCCTGGCAACTCAGCCACTTCCTCACGCGCGATGCGCTGAAGCAGCAAAACGCCTAGAGATTGATAGCTGCGCACTTTCCATAAACGGCCCGCTTCCATCAGCGAATAGGCAATCCACAGATCGGAATCCGAAGCCGAATTGGTATCGAGAACGCCCCATTCCTGCTTGCCGTTTTTATCTTTCTCTTTCATACCCCATAGCCAAGCGGGTAAGCGAGCGCTCAGATCGCCCTGCGCTAAATTGTTCTGCGTCCATTGCAGAATATTTTCAAACGTAGGTCGGTCATTGGCGACCAGAGCGAAGAACAGGCCATAGCTTTGGCCTTCAGAGGTCGTAATTTTTTTCGGGCTGCTGGTGTCGATCACCCGCCCTTGTTCACTAATATAGTGCTGTTTGAACTGCTGCCACTCTGGCCAATCACAACTAGCAGCAGCCTGAGTGCAAAAACTCAGCAGGAGCAGACACAGCGCAACCGCGCTGAATCTCGGCTCATGTCGTCCCCCTACGCAGGGGGACTGAGTGAAAAACCTAAACATCATTAATCACGCTCATCAGGAGATAAACGACGACGGCGTAAAATCCGTA comes from the Hafnia alvei genome and includes:
- the bcsC gene encoding cellulose synthase complex outer membrane protein BcsC, which produces MRKYRNLSLSGLSLSIGLSLASLSGAGVAADAAVSPEQWLLEQIRVGEASHRDDLVTQSLYRLELMDPNNPDVMAARMRLALRQGDQQVAQQQLDKLKAQAPNSEAYKQAKLNMALTTPEGRQQLQQARLLATAGHVPEAVAAYDKLFEGTPPTVDLAVEYLRVVARQPGQENNVIAKLEALSQTNPGNGELRRALAGMLLDTNQTQKAYAVLEKMAADSNTRGDAADLWMAEINRIPVGEQSVAALQRYLVIFAQDPSTVEARKKLDDQQKLLSDPAFVARSRGLAMVDSGKGGVAIPELQKALASSPNDSDVLGALGQAYARQDNRAKALEYFQRALKADPTGYDRDKWVSLIKSNQYWLAIQSGDKALKANQLDIAQQKYQQARGIDNTDSYAVLGLADVAVARKDDAGAERLYQQALRLDSTNSSAVRGLVNIYQRQSPEKAMAYLDQLPRSQRKTMQSAINSIQSDVLQQQAQALEQQQQWAGAAAKLQQALTLSPNDVWLTYRLAKDLHAAGRTDEADRAFNALAQQLPGDPQQVYAHALYLSGTDRDRAALAQIDGLPQAKWDANIRELSDRLHFSETLKKAQDLRDAGHEDEAIAYLRQQPANTRVDLTLADWALEREDYDAALAGYRDVLKREPDNDSAHLGEIEAFVAQGELEQARTQLQALQQVKPTEAPSMNTERRVAGAWASVGDMAKAQAIFDRITPQAAKEPGQDGALVMRDAARFEQKQGNPDKALDYYRDAMVTSGIAPTKPQDNDTFTRLTRNDEKDDWLKRGVRSDAADLYRQQDVNVTLDHDYASSSGTGGYSDLTANTTMLQMDAPLYDGRMFLRTDVVNMQEGSFKGGAYKEKFGTCYVNGCKPGNSQNSTGASLSAGWKNDHWEGDFGTTPMGFDVVDWVGGLSYSNDWNHIGWTVNAHRRPISSSLLAFGGQKDDQTGITWGGVRRTGLGISGSYDRGEAHGVWADLSADQLTGKNVADNSSVRWMAGYYYKLINENNRRVTVGLSNMIWHYDKDLSGYTLGQGGYYSPQEYVSFGVPVNYRQRTENWSWELGGSVSWSHSKTDTVDRYPIKSLIPTPDKANNKYTDKYDTDSGSSSSGVGYTLRAIIERRVTSNWFIGAGVDIQEAKDYTPSHGLIYVRYSAAGWQGDMDLPPQPLTPYADFK
- the bcsZ gene encoding cellulose synthase complex periplasmic endoglucanase BcsZ is translated as MMFRFFTQSPCVGGRHEPRFSAVALCLLLLSFCTQAAASCDWPEWQQFKQHYISEQGRVIDTSSPKKITTSEGQSYGLFFALVANDRPTFENILQWTQNNLAQGDLSARLPAWLWGMKEKDKNGKQEWGVLDTNSASDSDLWIAYSLMEAGRLWKVRSYQSLGVLLLQRIAREEVAELPGFGEMLLPGRVGFAHSPVWTVNPSYLPPQLMARMAGFHGPWAALHKNNQRLLLESSPKGFVPDWIDWRKDKGWEPTPDKPNVSGYDAIRVYLWAGMMADNDPNKAALIKQWQPMAAMTAELGYPPEKVDVATGKASGYGNSGFSAALLPFLAGSDAQAVQRQRVQDNPLGDDAYYSYVLTLFGQGWDQQRFRFNLKGELLPHWDSSTCASTATSH